TAGATTTCGACCAAAGGCGTTTTACCTATTGTTTCAGTTATGTTTTTGTAAATCATTGTCGGAATTAACTCAAGTAAATAAAACTCTATATAACACAAGAGCGGGAAAGACCTCTCTTTCCCGCTCGCTGTATGTGAAAGTTACCATCAAAATGAAAAACCTATTCTGTTTGTTACCTTGATAAAAATCCAAAAAATTCCACCAAAACAATAATCACTAAACCAATAACAAAACGCTTTCACATACAAATTCTCACCTATTCAAACTGCTATCTCTCAGCTTGATATAAAGATAATTAAAAAAAACGAACCTGTAATAATAATAATTAATTAATTTTCAATAGCTCATTTATTCGTGGAGCAAAGTAACTTTCACCCTTAAGAGCCTTTCCATCTTCTCTGTATATTGGTCTTCCATCTTTTCCCAATTTCGACATATTACTCTTGTGAATTTCATCGAAAACCTTTTCAATCACATCTTGCATCCCATGTTCTATAATTGTCCCCAACAAAACATAGAGCTTATCACCGAGAGCATCGGCTACATCAACATAATCACCTTTTAATGCAGCTTCCAGATACTCATTGTTCTCTTCCTCCATCAACCTATGGCGTAACCTGACTAAATCTTCAGGAAGTTTATCCTTAAAATCTCCCCCGGCTCCCAACTCAAAAGTTTTATGAAATTCTAAAACTTTATCAATCTTTTCCTTCATATATCTTTATTTATATTTTCTATTTTTGACTTCAAAATACTGCTATGTACAATAACATTCCAAATATAGACTATCTTAACTTATCAATTATATTAATAATCGATACCATAATTGCCGGTACTATTGCATACAAGCAACACAAAGAGCAAGGTTATAACTTTGGAAAACAATTTATTCAGGTTTGGATTGGCGTTACTGGTGTAAGTTTTATTATTTTAAAATTCTTCTAATTAACGCTAGACTTTGAAAATATAATGAGAGTATCTTTTATCTTCCTT
This genomic window from Bacteroidota bacterium contains:
- a CDS encoding nucleoside triphosphate pyrophosphohydrolase family protein encodes the protein MKEKIDKVLEFHKTFELGAGGDFKDKLPEDLVRLRHRLMEEENNEYLEAALKGDYVDVADALGDKLYVLLGTIIEHGMQDVIEKVFDEIHKSNMSKLGKDGRPIYREDGKALKGESYFAPRINELLKIN